One window of the Crassaminicella thermophila genome contains the following:
- a CDS encoding divergent PAP2 family protein, with protein MHFFQQIGENDVLYATLLSWFIAQLLKVIITLIKEKKVNLYRFVGSGGMPSSHSSLVMGLSTAIGLKRGWNSTQYALALAFALIVMYDASGVRRAVGKQAIILNKIIEDRHKHKPIGERRLKELIGHTPVEVVAGALLGILIANMVI; from the coding sequence TTGCACTTTTTTCAACAAATTGGCGAAAATGATGTATTATACGCCACTTTATTATCTTGGTTTATAGCACAATTGTTGAAAGTAATTATTACGCTTATAAAAGAGAAGAAAGTTAATTTATATAGATTTGTTGGTTCTGGTGGTATGCCTAGCTCTCATTCTTCTTTAGTTATGGGATTATCAACAGCAATTGGACTAAAGCGAGGATGGAATTCTACTCAATATGCTCTTGCTCTTGCTTTTGCACTAATTGTTATGTATGATGCATCAGGTGTTAGAAGAGCTGTTGGGAAACAGGCAATCATATTGAATAAGATTATAGAGGATAGGCATAAACATAAACCTATTGGTGAAAGAAGACTAAAAGAATTGATAGGTCATACACCTGTTGAAGTTGTTGCAGGGGCACTTTTGGGTATTTTAATTGCAAATATGGTTATTTGA
- the dxs gene encoding 1-deoxy-D-xylulose-5-phosphate synthase, which translates to MRDLLSSIKSPDILKNASDEELVYLAENIRKFLLNNVSKTGGHLASNLGIVELTLAIHSVFDSPYDHIIWDVGHQAYVHKILTGRKHLFHTLRKHNGLSGFPKRSESKHDCFETGHSSTSISAALGIAKARDLKGKKNSVIAVIGDGALTGGMAFEALNHAGHANTDLIVILNDNEMSISQNVGGISRYLNRLRTDPKYFKVKDDVEYILNKIPAVGKAMYKTAEKAKDSLKYFLVPGIIFEELGFTYIGPVNGHDIKELKVVLQRAKNIKGPVFIHVITKKGKGYKYAEKNPDKFHGIGPFDIESGKLIKSGNKRESYSSIFGKTLVNLAKEDLRIVAITAAMPSGTGLNDFASIYPDRFFDVGIAEQHAVTFSAGLASNGLKPVFAVYSTFLQRAYDQVVHDVCLQNLPVVFCIDRSGLVGNDGETHHGVFDISYLTHIPNITIMAPKDGTELIEMLKYAVKLNSPVAIRYPRGESDDFTFISDNYCIEDRKAEVLLSGKDVCIIAFGKMVRTAYEAAKRLKSKNIHCTVINARFAKPLDEKTILEECSDIKNIITLEDNVVKGGFGSEILALLCKSKKNDKNIKILGLPDKFVEHGDTEELMRYYNLDVYSVIEHIKEMIS; encoded by the coding sequence GTGAGAGATTTATTATCAAGCATTAAATCTCCTGATATATTAAAGAATGCAAGTGATGAAGAATTAGTATATTTGGCAGAAAATATACGAAAATTTCTCTTAAATAATGTTTCAAAAACAGGAGGTCATTTAGCTTCGAATTTAGGTATAGTAGAATTGACTTTAGCAATTCATAGTGTTTTTGATAGTCCTTATGATCATATTATATGGGATGTAGGCCACCAAGCTTATGTACATAAAATATTAACTGGGAGAAAACATTTATTTCATACGTTAAGAAAACATAATGGTTTAAGTGGTTTTCCTAAAAGGTCAGAGAGTAAACACGATTGTTTTGAAACAGGGCATAGCAGTACTTCTATTTCTGCAGCATTAGGTATAGCTAAAGCTCGTGACTTGAAAGGAAAAAAAAATTCTGTTATTGCAGTAATTGGAGATGGGGCACTAACCGGTGGAATGGCATTTGAAGCATTAAATCATGCTGGACATGCTAATACAGACCTTATTGTTATATTAAATGACAACGAAATGTCTATATCACAAAATGTTGGAGGAATTTCTAGATATTTAAATCGATTAAGAACCGACCCAAAGTATTTTAAAGTGAAAGATGATGTTGAATATATTCTTAATAAAATTCCTGCTGTTGGAAAAGCTATGTACAAAACCGCTGAAAAAGCAAAAGATAGTTTGAAATATTTTTTAGTACCAGGAATTATTTTTGAAGAACTGGGTTTTACCTATATTGGTCCAGTAAATGGGCATGATATAAAAGAATTAAAAGTTGTTTTGCAAAGAGCAAAAAATATTAAAGGGCCGGTTTTTATTCATGTAATTACAAAAAAAGGGAAAGGCTATAAATATGCTGAAAAGAATCCAGATAAGTTTCATGGAATAGGTCCTTTTGATATTGAAAGTGGTAAATTAATTAAAAGTGGTAATAAAAGGGAAAGTTATTCATCTATATTTGGAAAAACACTAGTTAATTTAGCAAAAGAAGATCTAAGAATAGTAGCAATTACAGCAGCAATGCCGTCAGGAACAGGTTTAAATGATTTTGCATCAATTTATCCAGATCGTTTCTTTGATGTTGGAATTGCAGAACAACATGCTGTTACTTTTTCTGCAGGATTAGCTTCTAATGGTTTAAAGCCTGTATTTGCTGTATATTCAACATTTTTACAAAGAGCTTATGATCAAGTTGTTCATGATGTATGTCTGCAAAATTTGCCAGTTGTATTTTGTATAGATAGGAGTGGATTAGTAGGAAATGACGGAGAAACACATCATGGTGTATTTGATATATCATACTTAACACATATACCTAATATAACTATTATGGCTCCTAAAGACGGTACTGAATTGATTGAAATGTTAAAATATGCAGTAAAGTTAAATTCTCCAGTTGCTATTAGATATCCTAGGGGAGAAAGTGACGATTTTACTTTTATTAGCGATAATTATTGTATTGAGGATAGGAAAGCTGAAGTCCTTTTGAGTGGAAAGGATGTATGTATAATTGCTTTTGGAAAAATGGTAAGAACTGCTTATGAAGCAGCTAAAAGATTAAAATCTAAAAATATCCATTGTACAGTGATTAATGCTAGATTTGCAAAACCTTTAGATGAAAAGACAATTTTAGAAGAATGTTCGGATATAAAAAATATTATTACATTAGAAGATAA